A part of Papaver somniferum cultivar HN1 unplaced genomic scaffold, ASM357369v1 unplaced-scaffold_118, whole genome shotgun sequence genomic DNA contains:
- the LOC113330486 gene encoding uncharacterized protein LOC113330486, whose amino-acid sequence MSGHSTKHWSKWLSLAEWWYNTNYHSSLKMTSFTALYGYIPPHIALPMEVTSSVAAVEDFLKERSAMLDILKETLSKNQEMMKIFADKKRTDRFFEVGDYVFLKLQPCRQSSMPIRSNLKLLARYYVPFQVTHKIGKVAYRLSLPVASKIHPVFHVSQLKKKIGLSATTAPILPSTDAEGEIVLKPVAALNFHQDFR is encoded by the coding sequence ATGTCAGGTCACAGTACAAAGCACTGGAGCAAATGGCTATCACTTGCTGAGTGGTGGTATAACACCAATTACCACTCAAGTTTGAAGATGACCTCTTTTACTGCATTATATGGTTATATTCCTCCCCACATAGCTCTTCCTATGGAGGTCACTTCTTCAGTAGCAGCTGTTGAAGATTTCTTGAAGGAGAGATCAGCTATGCTAGATATCCTAAAAGAGACATTATCCAAGAatcaagagatgatgaagatttttGCTGACAAGAAGAGAACTGATAGGTTCTTTGAGGTGGGTGACTATGTATTTCTCAAGCTGCAACCCTGCAGGCAATCCTCAATGCCAATCAGAAGCAATCTTAAACTCTTAGCTCGTTACTATGTACCTTTTCAGGTGACACACAAAATTGGTAAGGTAGCTTACAGATTGTCTCTACCTGTTGCATCCAAAATACATCCTGTATTTCATGTCTCACAgttgaagaaaaagattgggttgTCTGCTACCACTGCCCCTATACTCCCCTCGACTGATGCAGAAGGTGAGATTGTGCTCAAACCTGTTGCAGCTCTGAATTTTCACCAGGATTTTCGATAA